One Chryseobacterium sp. StRB126 genomic region harbors:
- a CDS encoding acyl carrier protein yields the protein MDTVNATLKMNHEELFTLLKGFITEVIGAEFVEEMDITPESSFTKDLEMDSIEIVSFSEKIKAHFGDQIDFTGWLSSMDLDQLINLDLSMIINYIYECQ from the coding sequence ATGGACACTGTAAACGCAACATTAAAAATGAACCACGAAGAACTTTTTACTTTATTAAAAGGTTTTATTACTGAAGTGATAGGTGCTGAATTTGTAGAGGAGATGGACATTACTCCGGAAAGTTCATTCACCAAAGATCTTGAAATGGACAGCATTGAGATTGTCTCTTTCTCTGAAAAGATTAAGGCGCATTTTGGCGATCAGATCGACTTTACAGGTTGGTTATCTTCTATGGATCTTGACCAGCTTATTAATCTTGACCTTAGTATGATCATCAATTATATCTACGAATGCCAATAA
- a CDS encoding alpha/beta fold hydrolase — protein MPIITVNNRQVHIQELNKGAEQTVVLIHGMFSNLSIYYFNIAPILAKHFHVVMYDLKSHGMSERFLDGYDLENMSSDLMSLMDHLQLEKVHLVGYSFGGLIALKTALKYPERVNQLVVMEAPDPQDEKARNIIDEYSKEFLEHYVANFTDTTKVQMGKRQMEKNHRMYEFLFNQTSIKADMIKEKHFLGEADFNGLTASTLLLYGADSNCRPTGEWLQAQIGSSELELISGDHNIPIQEPQLIAETIAQFLSNILTKNHG, from the coding sequence ATGCCAATAATCACTGTCAATAACAGACAAGTTCATATACAGGAACTCAATAAAGGTGCCGAACAAACCGTGGTCTTAATCCACGGGATGTTCAGTAACCTGTCCATTTATTATTTTAATATTGCCCCTATTCTGGCAAAACATTTCCATGTGGTGATGTACGATCTGAAAAGTCACGGGATGAGTGAACGCTTTTTGGATGGGTACGACCTTGAAAACATGTCATCCGATCTGATGAGTTTAATGGATCACCTTCAACTGGAAAAAGTACATCTTGTAGGCTATAGCTTCGGTGGTCTTATTGCTTTGAAAACAGCATTGAAATACCCTGAACGCGTTAATCAACTGGTGGTGATGGAAGCTCCGGATCCTCAGGACGAAAAAGCCCGTAACATCATTGATGAGTACAGCAAGGAATTCCTTGAGCATTATGTAGCCAATTTTACAGATACTACCAAAGTGCAGATGGGCAAAAGACAAATGGAAAAGAACCATCGTATGTATGAGTTTCTGTTTAATCAAACCAGCATCAAAGCAGATATGATTAAGGAAAAACATTTCCTTGGTGAAGCCGATTTCAATGGATTGACGGCTTCCACGTTATTGCTTTACGGTGCTGATTCCAACTGCAGACCTACAGGAGAATGGCTGCAGGCTCAAATCGGTTCATCCGAACTTGAATTAATCTCCGGCGATCACAATATCCCTATCCAGGAACCTCAGCTGATCGCAGAGACGATCGCTCAGTTTTTATCTAATATCTTAACGAAGAACCATGGCTAA
- a CDS encoding glycosyltransferase, whose amino-acid sequence MAKFAFIVPPLTGHVNPTLSIGATLLERGHEVAWISLDPTLGAKLPEGGKLLLIQYDQTDEEKKESEQYLDIISKKVVYGIDSVKFLYEEVLIPLNRHYYKGIVALLKTYQPDLIIGDHQLFAAPVAAKALGIPYATSVTAPAAIKIMNELPKVHEWEVNQILDLQKELGFHEERSLATSDLLTLVLTSNYFFGEMEDLAPQYQFTGPVLTERRISCEFDWERLKNATNKKILVSIGTTFDHDHKKAFFQKVVDAFKDEDLTVVVVSDPQLFEQWPDNFMVYQQVPQLDLLPHLDGVVCHGGHNTVSETLSNGIPLVVIPIAYDQSHVAGRVVRTEAGERLNFNRFKANHLREAVQQILNNPGYREAAQKVGQSFMEAGGASTAANLLEEAITKTSKPEKPSKFLFVIPPFFGHVSPTLSVGASLIARGHEVKWFGITPLDSKHIPEGGSYFYPEEDLIPYQEEIARILKRQDDGPACSGPEVMKLALEETYVPFAKMMMPGLTRLTESWMPDVIVNDCITFGGALFAHKHNIPCVTTTPVPPDVMGDTEKSAPKIWEWQQNLIKDLQKEVGIHEEGIYIHSHKLNMVFTSQAFAGFDTVPSHMKFVGPVKGRPNDAPFDWDKLNASTTPKIFVSLGTLLVDIRKAFFEKIIAAFKDQPVTVIAATPPEIFEEWPENFIVNSFVPQSAVMQRMDMVICHGGFNTVNDTFRNGLPMLITPIAYDHFHIAKLIEQAGCGISIRYKRLRVEALRETVFELLENPKYRAAAQEVRNTFNLAGGNDKAVELLENFVQEHSTLASV is encoded by the coding sequence ATGGCTAAATTTGCATTTATAGTTCCACCCTTGACAGGACATGTCAATCCTACCCTAAGCATCGGTGCTACGCTGTTGGAAAGAGGACATGAAGTAGCCTGGATCAGTCTTGACCCTACTTTAGGGGCTAAACTTCCGGAGGGCGGAAAATTATTATTGATCCAATATGATCAGACCGACGAAGAAAAGAAAGAAAGCGAACAGTATCTCGATATTATTTCCAAAAAAGTGGTCTACGGAATCGACAGCGTGAAGTTCCTTTACGAGGAAGTTCTTATTCCACTGAACAGACATTACTATAAAGGAATTGTTGCTTTATTAAAAACATACCAACCCGATTTGATTATCGGTGACCACCAGTTATTTGCTGCTCCGGTAGCTGCCAAAGCATTAGGTATTCCTTACGCAACTTCAGTTACCGCTCCGGCTGCCATTAAAATCATGAATGAACTGCCTAAAGTTCACGAATGGGAAGTGAATCAAATCCTAGATTTACAGAAAGAGCTTGGTTTTCATGAAGAACGTTCTCTGGCAACTTCAGACCTGTTGACGCTTGTTTTAACCTCAAATTATTTCTTTGGGGAAATGGAAGATCTAGCTCCTCAATATCAATTCACGGGACCAGTTCTTACAGAGCGTCGCATCTCTTGTGAATTTGATTGGGAAAGATTAAAAAATGCTACCAACAAAAAGATTTTAGTAAGCATCGGAACCACTTTCGATCACGATCATAAAAAAGCATTCTTCCAAAAGGTTGTAGATGCTTTTAAAGATGAAGATTTAACGGTTGTAGTGGTTTCTGACCCACAACTTTTCGAGCAATGGCCGGATAACTTCATGGTGTACCAGCAGGTTCCTCAGTTGGATCTGTTACCTCATCTTGATGGGGTGGTTTGCCATGGCGGTCACAATACCGTTTCTGAAACTTTATCCAACGGAATTCCTTTGGTGGTAATTCCTATTGCGTATGATCAGTCGCACGTTGCAGGACGTGTTGTGCGTACAGAAGCGGGTGAAAGACTTAATTTCAACAGATTTAAAGCCAATCATCTGAGAGAGGCAGTACAACAAATATTAAATAACCCGGGCTATCGTGAGGCAGCTCAAAAAGTAGGACAATCTTTTATGGAAGCAGGAGGAGCATCTACAGCCGCTAATTTATTGGAAGAAGCCATCACAAAGACTTCAAAACCGGAAAAACCGTCTAAATTCTTATTTGTTATTCCCCCATTTTTCGGACATGTGAGCCCTACATTAAGTGTGGGAGCCAGTCTGATTGCCCGTGGCCATGAAGTAAAATGGTTCGGAATTACGCCTTTAGACAGCAAACATATTCCGGAAGGAGGCTCTTATTTTTATCCTGAAGAAGATCTTATTCCGTATCAGGAAGAAATCGCCCGCATTTTAAAAAGACAGGATGACGGTCCGGCTTGTTCAGGCCCTGAAGTGATGAAACTTGCTTTGGAAGAAACCTATGTTCCTTTCGCTAAAATGATGATGCCGGGATTAACCCGATTAACAGAAAGCTGGATGCCTGATGTGATCGTAAATGACTGTATTACTTTTGGCGGTGCGCTTTTCGCTCACAAACACAACATTCCTTGTGTAACGACCACGCCTGTTCCACCGGACGTTATGGGTGACACTGAAAAAAGTGCCCCTAAAATCTGGGAATGGCAGCAAAACCTCATCAAAGACCTGCAAAAAGAAGTAGGCATTCATGAAGAAGGTATTTATATCCATTCGCATAAACTGAATATGGTATTTACATCACAAGCCTTTGCCGGTTTTGATACCGTACCATCTCACATGAAATTTGTAGGCCCTGTAAAAGGTCGTCCGAACGACGCTCCTTTTGACTGGGATAAATTAAATGCTTCCACCACTCCAAAGATCTTTGTATCGCTGGGAACTTTATTGGTGGACATCAGAAAAGCATTTTTTGAAAAGATTATTGCAGCATTTAAAGATCAACCGGTAACGGTGATTGCCGCTACTCCACCGGAAATCTTTGAAGAATGGCCGGAAAACTTTATTGTCAACAGCTTTGTCCCTCAATCTGCGGTAATGCAAAGAATGGATATGGTAATCTGCCACGGTGGTTTCAATACCGTAAATGATACTTTCCGTAACGGGTTACCGATGTTGATCACGCCTATTGCTTATGATCATTTCCATATTGCGAAATTAATTGAGCAGGCAGGTTGCGGAATCAGCATCCGATACAAGAGACTGCGTGTAGAAGCACTTCGTGAAACCGTTTTTGAATTACTGGAAAATCCTAAATACAGAGCTGCCGCTCAGGAAGTTCGAAATACCTTCAATCTTGCCGGAGGTAATGATAAAGCGGTAGAATTGTTAGAAAACTTTGTACAGGAACATTCCACATTAGCGTCTGTATAG
- a CDS encoding condensation domain-containing protein, whose protein sequence is MNQPIKRRLLFGERMLLGDGTEPFNAVIPFRLRGTFTLKDIQQALAQIQQKHPWLRALIAHDDQNIPWFDVPENPISIPVRIIARKGEDQWQEESKREWNTLFDPKKLPLIRFVWIKGEDVSDMLFAFHHCLCDGGSAMAFLYEFLKVLDNPKADIGIESPILGIQDVVPANILNSRKQKLKAKFIGRLAATAIKVIPTGKKSIDRQNDYLINWKVDETVSQQLISYCKSNGATVNTFLSAALLQAFKKVKGTGAFNKVSCPVDIRRFANQIKNDHIFAFGLMIVVSANEKLSFIENLHAMQASVERKTSKLDPYITMMVMESGHDALNNFTKLLKNGKSSNDCMFSNLGRIQIPHEYKEFSVDTIFSPSVIGPLGNTTTMVVSTYRGKMDFSFVGSEGYLPYTDAMAIRDEVMKIIKTQLEYIAVS, encoded by the coding sequence ATGAACCAACCTATTAAAAGAAGATTATTATTTGGTGAGCGAATGTTACTGGGAGACGGAACAGAACCGTTCAATGCGGTGATCCCTTTCAGGCTCAGAGGTACCTTTACACTGAAGGATATCCAGCAGGCTTTGGCTCAGATCCAGCAAAAACATCCATGGTTAAGAGCGCTTATTGCTCACGATGATCAAAATATCCCGTGGTTTGATGTTCCTGAAAACCCGATCTCCATTCCGGTGCGAATTATCGCCAGAAAAGGAGAAGATCAGTGGCAGGAAGAATCCAAAAGGGAATGGAATACTTTATTCGATCCTAAAAAATTGCCTCTTATCCGGTTTGTCTGGATCAAGGGGGAAGACGTTTCTGACATGCTGTTTGCGTTCCACCATTGTTTATGCGATGGTGGTTCTGCAATGGCTTTCCTTTATGAATTTTTAAAAGTATTGGATAATCCAAAAGCCGATATCGGGATAGAAAGTCCTATTTTAGGCATTCAGGATGTGGTTCCGGCGAATATTTTAAACAGCCGAAAGCAAAAATTAAAAGCTAAATTCATCGGAAGATTAGCGGCTACAGCCATTAAGGTTATTCCTACCGGTAAAAAATCCATTGATCGTCAAAATGATTATTTAATCAACTGGAAAGTGGATGAAACTGTAAGCCAGCAACTGATTTCCTATTGTAAATCCAATGGTGCTACCGTGAACACGTTCTTAAGTGCCGCTTTACTTCAGGCATTCAAAAAAGTAAAAGGAACCGGAGCTTTTAATAAAGTATCCTGTCCTGTAGATATCAGACGTTTTGCTAACCAGATCAAAAACGACCATATTTTTGCTTTTGGATTGATGATCGTAGTTTCTGCCAATGAAAAGCTGAGCTTTATAGAAAATTTACATGCCATGCAGGCTTCTGTAGAGCGTAAAACCTCTAAGCTCGATCCTTATATCACCATGATGGTGATGGAATCCGGGCATGATGCGCTGAACAATTTCACCAAGCTTTTAAAGAACGGAAAATCCTCTAACGACTGTATGTTTTCCAATCTGGGACGCATTCAGATCCCGCATGAGTATAAAGAATTTTCGGTGGATACTATTTTCAGTCCATCGGTCATTGGGCCGTTAGGGAATACGACAACAATGGTAGTTTCAACGTACCGTGGGAAAATGGATTTTTCATTTGTAGGAAGTGAAGGATATCTGCCTTATACCGACGCCATGGCGATTCGTGATGAAGTTATGAAGATCATTAAAACCCAACTGGAATATATCGCCGTATCATGA
- a CDS encoding condensation domain-containing protein, with translation MIKRKLMMVERIMYVDPETPVNCVFAAKIKGEIPEQNFKTALEKIQQKHPMLRVVVDSKSEKYPFFKEKKDIAPIPLRIVERKTDEDWLTESQKEWKILFEEENTPLARLVWVRGQNVSEVFWVMPHCISDGTTGVTLMKEILQLLDDPSLELEPYEAFQSVDEFLPSNFNVKSKKFKAKLYLTFARFFFMLQQKSKKRNLGKDYVLHQKLDPATTTQITERCKANGISVHALLCSAFMQAFQEVKGKEAKGKVISPVDVRHFIPEIKEDHLFAFAPTVDLAIKKGSSDLLNNAKQIKEDLTQKIGKMEARELLWMGEQMHPIVDRMISMLKSSNGGHDVTLSNMGRINIPNEYKNFSIETIFSPTVAFPWLNSNTLVTTTYNHQMDFIFLSNEDFLPKAEAAKIKEKAIALMTAS, from the coding sequence ATGATCAAAAGAAAACTAATGATGGTGGAGAGGATCATGTATGTAGATCCCGAAACGCCCGTAAACTGCGTATTTGCAGCTAAAATAAAAGGAGAAATTCCGGAGCAGAATTTTAAAACTGCTCTGGAAAAAATCCAGCAGAAGCATCCTATGCTGAGAGTGGTCGTAGATAGCAAAAGTGAGAAATATCCTTTTTTTAAAGAAAAAAAAGACATCGCTCCTATCCCACTCCGCATTGTAGAAAGAAAAACGGACGAAGACTGGCTTACAGAATCCCAGAAAGAATGGAAAATCTTATTTGAGGAAGAAAATACACCTCTCGCCCGTTTAGTTTGGGTAAGAGGACAGAACGTTTCTGAGGTCTTTTGGGTAATGCCCCATTGCATCTCAGACGGAACCACCGGAGTGACTTTGATGAAGGAAATTCTTCAGCTTTTGGATGATCCTTCTTTGGAATTAGAACCTTATGAGGCTTTCCAATCTGTAGATGAGTTTTTACCCTCTAACTTTAATGTAAAAAGTAAGAAATTCAAAGCCAAACTTTATCTGACGTTTGCCAGGTTCTTCTTTATGCTACAGCAAAAAAGTAAAAAGAGAAACCTTGGAAAAGACTATGTCCTTCACCAAAAACTGGATCCGGCAACCACGACTCAAATTACTGAAAGATGTAAAGCCAATGGCATTTCCGTACATGCTTTACTTTGTTCTGCGTTCATGCAGGCATTCCAGGAAGTAAAAGGGAAAGAAGCCAAAGGAAAAGTGATCAGTCCGGTGGATGTGCGTCATTTTATTCCGGAGATCAAAGAAGATCATTTATTTGCTTTTGCCCCAACGGTTGACCTTGCGATTAAAAAAGGAAGTTCCGATCTGTTGAACAATGCCAAACAGATTAAAGAAGACCTTACTCAGAAAATAGGAAAAATGGAAGCCCGCGAACTGCTGTGGATGGGTGAACAGATGCACCCGATTGTGGACCGTATGATCTCCATGCTTAAATCAAGCAATGGCGGCCATGATGTAACCCTATCCAATATGGGTAGGATCAACATCCCGAACGAATATAAAAACTTCAGCATTGAAACCATTTTCAGCCCTACGGTAGCCTTCCCATGGCTGAACTCAAATACTTTGGTGACTACCACGTACAACCATCAGATGGATTTTATATTTTTGTCCAACGAAGACTTCCTTCCCAAAGCGGAAGCCGCCAAAATAAAAGAGAAAGCCATAGCGCTAATGACCGCCTCATGA
- a CDS encoding DUF5655 domain-containing protein yields MYLYNIDQKKLKNLAEKPFKLEKDIQNVFESNLETLTNWKFIKSEFTIKANRIDTLAYDSENNSFVIIEYKRDRHFSVVDQGVSYLNLMLEYKADFIVEYNESQNETIKRADIDWSQSKVVFVSPAFTYFQKQASNFKDLPIELWEIKQYENDIILINPIKKSKAAPNIKEVKSEQNSVISKVTKQVTVYTEELYLSGKNDSVIELYESYKQAILNLSSELEVHPKKWYIAFKTKTNVMDIEVQANSLKMWINLKKGQLDDPKNIMRDVSDLKGHNGNGDYEIIVKDTENLEYIMSLVKQAL; encoded by the coding sequence ATGTATTTATATAATATAGATCAAAAAAAGCTTAAAAACTTAGCAGAAAAACCATTTAAGCTTGAAAAAGATATTCAAAATGTTTTTGAATCTAATCTCGAAACCTTAACCAATTGGAAATTTATAAAGTCTGAATTTACTATAAAAGCGAACAGAATTGATACTTTAGCTTATGATAGTGAAAACAATTCTTTTGTTATTATAGAATATAAAAGAGATAGACACTTTTCCGTAGTAGACCAAGGAGTTTCGTATTTAAATTTAATGTTGGAATACAAAGCAGATTTCATTGTTGAATATAATGAAAGTCAGAATGAAACCATTAAACGTGCTGATATTGATTGGTCGCAGTCTAAAGTTGTTTTTGTATCTCCCGCTTTTACTTACTTTCAAAAGCAGGCTTCGAACTTTAAAGACTTACCAATAGAGCTTTGGGAAATTAAGCAGTATGAAAATGATATTATACTGATTAATCCTATAAAAAAATCTAAGGCAGCTCCTAATATTAAAGAAGTTAAATCTGAACAAAACTCTGTTATAAGTAAGGTAACTAAACAAGTGACTGTATATACAGAAGAGTTATACCTTTCGGGTAAAAATGATTCTGTAATTGAACTTTACGAAAGTTATAAGCAAGCAATTTTAAACTTATCTTCCGAGTTAGAAGTACATCCAAAAAAATGGTATATCGCATTTAAAACAAAAACAAATGTGATGGATATAGAGGTACAAGCTAATTCATTGAAAATGTGGATTAACCTCAAAAAAGGACAACTTGATGATCCTAAAAATATTATGAGAGATGTTTCTGATCTTAAAGGACATAATGGAAATGGTGACTATGAAATAATTGTTAAGGATACAGAAAACTTAGAATATATTATGAGTCTTGTGAAGCAAGCATTATAA
- a CDS encoding type I restriction endonuclease subunit R: MPSQTNELALETAIEKALCGISTEDIKNGIVADSNAPYNGNGYYIGNPGDFNAKYALDEVRFWDFLETTQKEELEKLKRQSDWKIKILDRFDKLVKKYGILRMLRKGLAVDDAQFTLFYVAPLQNSSQCIKDNFESNQFSVTRQLRYSVANPLEEIDMVIFINGIPISTIELKNQWTGQNAKVHGVDQYKYKRDTTQPLLNFGRCIVHFAVDTDEIYMTTKLDGAKTFFLPFNLGNNFGKGNPPNPFGHKTSYFWQDVLRRESIANIIQHFVRFDGSENDALNKKTLFFPRYHQLDVVRRLMKDTTQKGAGETYLIQHSAGSGKSNSITWLAYQLIEAYPENDVVAGNKTINQPIFDSVIVVTDRRLLDKQLRDNIKEFSEVKNIVAAAYSSADLKTALENGKRIIVTTIQKFPVIVKDISDMSNKQFAVIIDEAHSSQSGSSADKLNEAIGNKGEDQDYEDYQDKILQAMQARKMTKNASYFAFTATPKNNTLEKFGKKQEDGSFKPFHLYSMKQAIEEGFILDVLANYTTYKSYYELEKSIEDNPLFDTSKAQKKLKAYVEKHKQTIGTKAEIMLDHFTSSVVNTKKLKGKAKAMVVTQSIESAIRYYKALADLLMKKGNPFKIVIAFSGAKTVDGIEYTEAQMNGFAESETKDKFDEDEYRILVVANKYLTGFDQPKLSAMYVDKKLQGVLAVQTLSRLNRSANKLDKRTEDLFVLDFFNSVEDIKTSFDPFYTSTTLNSATDINVLHELKDSLDDSGIYEQAEVEDFNEKYFNKVDAQFLSPIIDVAAQRFISDLELDDNQKADYKIKAKQFVKIYGQIAAILPYEMVSWEKLFWFLKFLIPKLKIEDKEQDALDQLLESVDLSTYGLERVKLNTSISLDDSETELTPQNPNVRGAHGEAEKDELESIINGFNERWFQGWEATPEDQRVKFISLSKSVQAHPDFNMKVAQNTDEQNRDLALKKILDEVMSQQRKQELELYKLYAQDSSFYQAFYNMIKQAINI; encoded by the coding sequence ATGCCATCACAAACTAACGAACTCGCCCTAGAAACTGCCATAGAAAAAGCACTCTGTGGTATTTCAACAGAAGATATAAAAAATGGAATTGTAGCAGATTCAAATGCTCCCTACAACGGTAATGGTTACTATATTGGAAACCCTGGTGACTTCAATGCAAAATATGCTTTGGATGAGGTTCGCTTTTGGGACTTTCTTGAAACCACGCAAAAAGAAGAACTGGAAAAACTAAAACGCCAGTCGGATTGGAAAATCAAAATTCTTGACCGTTTTGATAAGTTGGTAAAAAAGTATGGCATTTTGAGAATGCTTCGTAAAGGTCTGGCAGTTGATGATGCACAGTTTACGTTATTTTATGTAGCACCTTTACAAAATAGTAGTCAATGTATCAAAGACAATTTTGAGAGTAATCAGTTTTCTGTTACCCGACAATTGAGGTACTCAGTTGCCAACCCTCTTGAAGAAATAGATATGGTGATTTTCATTAATGGTATTCCTATTTCTACTATAGAACTTAAAAACCAATGGACAGGCCAGAACGCTAAGGTGCATGGGGTTGATCAGTATAAATATAAGCGTGATACGACACAGCCTTTACTTAATTTTGGAAGATGTATTGTTCACTTTGCTGTAGATACTGATGAGATTTATATGACCACCAAATTGGATGGTGCTAAAACATTTTTTCTTCCTTTCAATCTCGGTAATAATTTTGGAAAAGGAAATCCACCCAATCCTTTTGGTCATAAAACTTCCTATTTCTGGCAGGATGTTTTACGAAGAGAAAGTATTGCCAATATTATCCAGCACTTTGTCAGATTTGACGGTAGTGAAAATGATGCTTTAAATAAAAAGACGTTATTTTTTCCAAGATACCATCAATTGGATGTAGTTAGAAGATTAATGAAAGATACTACCCAAAAAGGAGCTGGAGAAACTTATCTTATTCAGCATAGTGCAGGTTCAGGTAAATCCAACTCTATTACTTGGCTGGCGTACCAACTTATAGAAGCTTATCCTGAAAATGATGTGGTTGCAGGAAACAAAACAATCAATCAGCCCATTTTTGATTCTGTGATTGTGGTAACGGATAGACGGTTGTTAGATAAACAGTTGAGAGATAATATTAAAGAATTTTCTGAAGTTAAAAATATTGTAGCGGCTGCATATAGTTCTGCTGACCTGAAAACAGCTTTGGAAAATGGCAAAAGAATTATAGTTACAACTATACAGAAATTTCCTGTTATTGTAAAAGATATTTCTGACATGAGCAATAAACAATTTGCAGTTATAATTGACGAAGCACATAGCTCACAATCCGGAAGTTCTGCTGATAAATTGAATGAAGCTATTGGAAATAAAGGAGAGGATCAGGACTATGAAGATTATCAGGATAAGATCCTTCAGGCGATGCAGGCTAGGAAAATGACTAAAAATGCCTCTTATTTTGCTTTTACGGCAACACCTAAAAACAATACTTTAGAAAAATTTGGAAAGAAACAGGAGGATGGATCTTTTAAGCCTTTTCATTTGTATTCAATGAAACAGGCCATTGAAGAAGGATTTATTTTAGATGTTTTAGCTAATTATACGACTTACAAAAGTTATTATGAATTAGAAAAATCTATAGAAGACAATCCATTGTTTGATACTTCGAAAGCTCAGAAAAAATTGAAAGCTTATGTGGAAAAGCATAAACAAACCATTGGTACGAAAGCGGAAATAATGCTTGATCATTTTACAAGTTCAGTTGTAAATACGAAAAAGCTTAAGGGAAAGGCAAAAGCAATGGTAGTGACACAAAGTATAGAATCTGCTATTAGATATTATAAGGCACTAGCTGATCTGCTAATGAAGAAAGGAAATCCTTTTAAAATTGTGATCGCATTTTCGGGGGCTAAAACGGTAGATGGTATAGAATACACTGAAGCTCAAATGAATGGCTTTGCAGAAAGTGAAACTAAAGATAAGTTTGATGAAGATGAATACAGAATACTAGTGGTTGCTAATAAATATCTTACAGGATTTGACCAGCCCAAACTTTCTGCTATGTATGTAGATAAAAAACTGCAAGGCGTTTTAGCTGTTCAGACTTTATCAAGATTGAATCGTTCTGCCAATAAATTAGATAAGCGAACAGAAGATCTTTTTGTATTGGATTTCTTTAATTCTGTGGAAGATATTAAAACTTCTTTTGATCCTTTTTATACTTCTACTACATTAAACAGTGCAACTGATATTAATGTATTACACGAATTAAAAGACAGTTTAGATGATTCGGGAATCTATGAACAAGCAGAAGTAGAGGATTTCAATGAAAAATATTTTAATAAAGTTGATGCACAATTTTTAAGTCCTATTATAGATGTGGCGGCTCAAAGATTTATTTCAGATCTGGAATTAGATGATAACCAAAAAGCAGATTATAAAATAAAAGCTAAACAGTTTGTAAAGATTTACGGACAAATTGCAGCTATTCTTCCTTATGAAATGGTTTCTTGGGAAAAACTTTTTTGGTTTTTAAAGTTTCTGATTCCAAAATTAAAAATTGAAGATAAGGAGCAAGATGCTTTAGATCAACTTTTAGAATCTGTAGACTTGTCAACTTATGGTTTGGAAAGAGTAAAATTGAATACTTCTATATCTCTTGACGATTCTGAAACAGAGTTAACTCCTCAGAATCCAAATGTTAGAGGTGCACACGGAGAAGCTGAGAAAGATGAATTAGAAAGTATTATTAATGGGTTTAATGAAAGATGGTTTCAAGGTTGGGAAGCTACTCCTGAAGATCAAAGAGTTAAATTTATTTCTTTAAGCAAATCTGTTCAGGCACATCCTGATTTTAATATGAAAGTTGCCCAAAATACGGATGAACAAAATAGAGATTTGGCATTGAAGAAAATTCTTGATGAAGTAATGTCTCAACAAAGAAAACAAGAACTAGAGCTTTACAAATTATATGCTCAGGATTCTTCTTTTTATCAGGCTTTTTACAATATGATTAAACAGGCAATTAATATTTAA